In a single window of the Neodiprion virginianus isolate iyNeoVirg1 chromosome 1, iyNeoVirg1.1, whole genome shotgun sequence genome:
- the LOC124301354 gene encoding angiotensin-converting enzyme 2-like isoform X6: protein MILKCGLILLSLHTLVPKTFGNDTENLKAFIDLTEFSYAEKCEHVANEKWKFIYNPQNETLLYAWEEAQKDYAALKKHEVEALQNNSHTELTDDFVEYQYNTQIKPGDALLDTSKLDQLISFSVKATFLEMGANQTSNTREEIEQLLSSNVDLERKQSAWTQWHRRLSPLLTDFSSTLSFVSEAATANGIDSVEGYWEFLSVYPGGYESIQSMWGSIAELHNKVVTFVKNRLAEKCKVKLHDDGIPAYCLGSLDGNDWTPLASDVLPYGNVTYSIKKKLWDKNLRGKLAYRSASAIGHTVLHEVPHASFWENSRFNQSCVTRFLNFCYKGTRVTTCHHASLTNFLTAHKVVAKVLTSQMGLVGIEKLPFLNSANRYSGFEEGISELFSILSVSPAQLKTLGLVSNDTDTDHSQITSLMITALDVLPRLAYYISADVWRINVIKNGTFEPKVLLETWWQYRKQYEGVTSDHTDIPTFLDDEFIASNKPYLSKFLGTLLGFQIYEYMNEGRSEVRYNNVVNNHVNSYIINATRESASDNWTTMINKYLEITEVNADALLSYFQPLVDYLDNEPEDMYSMTTDQQSDIERLEKLYASSDVTTTARTTTTRMSKPKLLKPSSEKINSSSLSPPAATPIVPEKEKEGTVKRPNGKIIPESVKPTNAPNGENEYTSDINTSKAVWAVAAVLVATVAICVIAIFGRRRCVKSQTPKNRRYV, encoded by the exons ATGATACTTAAATGTGGCCTTATACTTCTGAGCCTTCACACTCTGGTACCAAAAACCTTTGGGAATGACACAGAGAATCTCAAGGCATTCATAGATTTAACTGAATTCAGCTACGCAGAAAAGTGCGAGCATGTAGCtaatgaaaaatggaagtTCATTTATAATCCACAAAATGAGACTCTTCTTTATGCTTGG GAAGAGGCGCAAAAAGATTATGCCGCACTTAAGAAACATGAGGTTGAAGCACTCCAGAACAATTCACATACTGAGTTGACTGATGACTTTGTGGAGTATCAATATAATACACAGATAAAACCAGGAGATGCTTTGCTCGATACTTCTAAATTGGACCAG TTGATATCTTTTTCTGTGAAGGCAACTTTCCTCGAAATGGGCGCCAATCAAACAAGCAATACTCGGGAAG aaattgaGCAATTGCTATCAAGTAATGTAGACTTGGAACGCAAGCAATCTGCATGGACCCAATGGCATCGGCGCCTCTCACCGCTCCTGACCGATTTCTCTTCCACACTGAGCTTTGTATCTGAGGCAGCAACAGCCAATG GTATCGACAGTGTAGAAGGTTATTGGGAATTTCTGTCTGTATATCCCGGTGGATATGAAAGTATACAAAGTATGTGGGGAAGTATTGCTGAATTGCATAATAAAGTCGTAACATTCGTGAAAAATCGCCTGGCCGAAAAATGCAAGGTCAAATTGCATGATGATGGGATACCAGCATATTGTTTGG GATCGTTGGATGGCAATGACTGGACTCCGCTGGCATCCGACGTACTACCGTACGGAAATGTTACATACAGCATAAAGAAGAAGCTTTGGGACAAG AATCTTCGTGGCAAACTTGCATACAGATCTGCTTCTGCGATCGGGCACACTGTACTACATGAAGTGCCACATGCTAGCTTCTGGGAAAACAGCAGATTTAACCAGTCTTGTGTCACCCGGTTTCTCAATTTTTGCTACAAAGGCACAAG AGTTACGACATGTCACCACGCATCCCTTACCAATTTTCTTACTGCTCACAAAGTTGTGGCCAAGGTTTTGACTAGTCAAATGGGCCTTGTAGGCATTGAAAAGTTACCATTCCTTAACTCAGCAAACAGGTATTCAG GTTTCGAGGAAGGTATTTCGGAATTGTTTTCGATACTATCTGTGAGTCCTGCGCAGCTAAAAACCTTGGGCCTTGTCAGTAACGACACAGATACCGATCACTCTCAAATCACTTCATTGATGATCACTGCTCTAGATGTTCTTCCACGCTTGGCATACTATATTTCAGCAGACGTTTGGAGAATAAATGTGATTAAGAATGGAACTTTTGAACCAAAAGTTCTTCTTGAAACATGGTGGCAGTACAG GAAACAATATGAAGGTGTGACATCAGACCACACAGACATTCCCACATTCTTGGATGACGAATTCATCGCCAGCAACAAACCTTATCTATC GAAATTTCTTGGAACACTGCTGGGATTCCAAATTTATGAATACATGAATGAGGGGCGGTCAGAAGTCAGGTACAACAATGTAGTAAACAATCATGTCAATTCTTACATCAT AAATGCAACTCGAGAAAGTGCATCGGACAATTGGACAACAATGATCAACAAGTATTTGGAAATAACAGAGGTAAATGCCGACGCCCTATTATCATACTTCCAACCTCTGGTAGACTATTTGGACAATGAACCAGAAGATATGTATTCCATGACTACTGACCAACAATCTGATATTGAacgtttggaaaaattatatgcATCGAGCGATGTCACTACTACAGCACGAACTACAACTACTAGAATGTCAAAACCAAAACTTCTAAAGCCTTCatccgaaaaaataaattcatcttCTCTTTCACCTCCGGCTGCTACACCTATTGTacctgaaaaagaaaaagaaggcaCTGTAAAGAGACCAAACGGCAAAATAATTCCAGAATCAGTAAAGCCAACAAATGCTCCCAATGGAGAAAATGAATACACCAGTGATATAAATACCAGCAAAGCAGTTTGGGCAGTAGCAGCGGTACTTGTAGCCACTGTTGCAATTTGTGTAATCGCCATATTTGGGAGACGAAGATGTGTTAAAAGTCAAACGCCAAAGAATAGAAGATACGTGTGA
- the LOC124301354 gene encoding angiotensin-converting enzyme 2-like isoform X4, with product MSSQNCSMILKCGLILLSLHTLVPKTFGNDTENLKAFIDLTEFSYAEKCEHVANEKWKFIYNPQNETLLYAWEEAQKDYAALKKHEVEALQNNSHTELTDDFVEYQYNTQIKPGDALLDTSKLDQLISFSVKATFLEMGANQTSNTREEIEQLLSSNVDLERKQSAWTQWHRRLSPLLTDFSSTLSFVSEAATANGIDSVEGYWEFLSVYPGGYESIQSMWGSIAELHNKVVTFVKNRLAEKCKVKLHDDGIPAYCLGSLDGNDWTPLASDVLPYGNVTYSIKKKLWDKNLRGKLAYRSASAIGHTVLHEVPHASFWENSRFNQSCVTRFLNFCYKGTRVTTCHHASLTNFLTAHKVVAKVLTSQMGLVGIEKLPFLNSANRYSGFEEGISELFSILSVSPAQLKTLGLVSNDTDTDHSQITSLMITALDVLPRLAYYISADVWRINVIKNGTFEPKVLLETWWQYRKQYEGVTSDHTDIPTFLDDEFIASNKPYLSKFLGTLLGFQIYEYMNEGRSEVRYNNVVNNHVNSYIINATRESASDNWTTMINKYLEITEVNADALLSYFQPLVDYLDNEPEDMYSMTTDQQSDIERLEKLYASSDVTTTARTTTTRMSKPKLLKPSSEKINSSSLSPPAATPIVPEKEKEGTVKRPNGKIIPESVKPTNAPNGENEYTSDINTSKAVWAVAAVLVATVAICVIAIFGRRRCVKSQTPKNRRYV from the exons ATGTCTTCACAG AACTGCAGCATGATACTTAAATGTGGCCTTATACTTCTGAGCCTTCACACTCTGGTACCAAAAACCTTTGGGAATGACACAGAGAATCTCAAGGCATTCATAGATTTAACTGAATTCAGCTACGCAGAAAAGTGCGAGCATGTAGCtaatgaaaaatggaagtTCATTTATAATCCACAAAATGAGACTCTTCTTTATGCTTGG GAAGAGGCGCAAAAAGATTATGCCGCACTTAAGAAACATGAGGTTGAAGCACTCCAGAACAATTCACATACTGAGTTGACTGATGACTTTGTGGAGTATCAATATAATACACAGATAAAACCAGGAGATGCTTTGCTCGATACTTCTAAATTGGACCAG TTGATATCTTTTTCTGTGAAGGCAACTTTCCTCGAAATGGGCGCCAATCAAACAAGCAATACTCGGGAAG aaattgaGCAATTGCTATCAAGTAATGTAGACTTGGAACGCAAGCAATCTGCATGGACCCAATGGCATCGGCGCCTCTCACCGCTCCTGACCGATTTCTCTTCCACACTGAGCTTTGTATCTGAGGCAGCAACAGCCAATG GTATCGACAGTGTAGAAGGTTATTGGGAATTTCTGTCTGTATATCCCGGTGGATATGAAAGTATACAAAGTATGTGGGGAAGTATTGCTGAATTGCATAATAAAGTCGTAACATTCGTGAAAAATCGCCTGGCCGAAAAATGCAAGGTCAAATTGCATGATGATGGGATACCAGCATATTGTTTGG GATCGTTGGATGGCAATGACTGGACTCCGCTGGCATCCGACGTACTACCGTACGGAAATGTTACATACAGCATAAAGAAGAAGCTTTGGGACAAG AATCTTCGTGGCAAACTTGCATACAGATCTGCTTCTGCGATCGGGCACACTGTACTACATGAAGTGCCACATGCTAGCTTCTGGGAAAACAGCAGATTTAACCAGTCTTGTGTCACCCGGTTTCTCAATTTTTGCTACAAAGGCACAAG AGTTACGACATGTCACCACGCATCCCTTACCAATTTTCTTACTGCTCACAAAGTTGTGGCCAAGGTTTTGACTAGTCAAATGGGCCTTGTAGGCATTGAAAAGTTACCATTCCTTAACTCAGCAAACAGGTATTCAG GTTTCGAGGAAGGTATTTCGGAATTGTTTTCGATACTATCTGTGAGTCCTGCGCAGCTAAAAACCTTGGGCCTTGTCAGTAACGACACAGATACCGATCACTCTCAAATCACTTCATTGATGATCACTGCTCTAGATGTTCTTCCACGCTTGGCATACTATATTTCAGCAGACGTTTGGAGAATAAATGTGATTAAGAATGGAACTTTTGAACCAAAAGTTCTTCTTGAAACATGGTGGCAGTACAG GAAACAATATGAAGGTGTGACATCAGACCACACAGACATTCCCACATTCTTGGATGACGAATTCATCGCCAGCAACAAACCTTATCTATC GAAATTTCTTGGAACACTGCTGGGATTCCAAATTTATGAATACATGAATGAGGGGCGGTCAGAAGTCAGGTACAACAATGTAGTAAACAATCATGTCAATTCTTACATCAT AAATGCAACTCGAGAAAGTGCATCGGACAATTGGACAACAATGATCAACAAGTATTTGGAAATAACAGAGGTAAATGCCGACGCCCTATTATCATACTTCCAACCTCTGGTAGACTATTTGGACAATGAACCAGAAGATATGTATTCCATGACTACTGACCAACAATCTGATATTGAacgtttggaaaaattatatgcATCGAGCGATGTCACTACTACAGCACGAACTACAACTACTAGAATGTCAAAACCAAAACTTCTAAAGCCTTCatccgaaaaaataaattcatcttCTCTTTCACCTCCGGCTGCTACACCTATTGTacctgaaaaagaaaaagaaggcaCTGTAAAGAGACCAAACGGCAAAATAATTCCAGAATCAGTAAAGCCAACAAATGCTCCCAATGGAGAAAATGAATACACCAGTGATATAAATACCAGCAAAGCAGTTTGGGCAGTAGCAGCGGTACTTGTAGCCACTGTTGCAATTTGTGTAATCGCCATATTTGGGAGACGAAGATGTGTTAAAAGTCAAACGCCAAAGAATAGAAGATACGTGTGA
- the LOC124301354 gene encoding angiotensin-converting enzyme 2-like isoform X3: MPVAANCSMILKCGLILLSLHTLVPKTFGNDTENLKAFIDLTEFSYAEKCEHVANEKWKFIYNPQNETLLYAWEEAQKDYAALKKHEVEALQNNSHTELTDDFVEYQYNTQIKPGDALLDTSKLDQLISFSVKATFLEMGANQTSNTREEIEQLLSSNVDLERKQSAWTQWHRRLSPLLTDFSSTLSFVSEAATANGIDSVEGYWEFLSVYPGGYESIQSMWGSIAELHNKVVTFVKNRLAEKCKVKLHDDGIPAYCLGSLDGNDWTPLASDVLPYGNVTYSIKKKLWDKNLRGKLAYRSASAIGHTVLHEVPHASFWENSRFNQSCVTRFLNFCYKGTRVTTCHHASLTNFLTAHKVVAKVLTSQMGLVGIEKLPFLNSANRYSGFEEGISELFSILSVSPAQLKTLGLVSNDTDTDHSQITSLMITALDVLPRLAYYISADVWRINVIKNGTFEPKVLLETWWQYRKQYEGVTSDHTDIPTFLDDEFIASNKPYLSKFLGTLLGFQIYEYMNEGRSEVRYNNVVNNHVNSYIINATRESASDNWTTMINKYLEITEVNADALLSYFQPLVDYLDNEPEDMYSMTTDQQSDIERLEKLYASSDVTTTARTTTTRMSKPKLLKPSSEKINSSSLSPPAATPIVPEKEKEGTVKRPNGKIIPESVKPTNAPNGENEYTSDINTSKAVWAVAAVLVATVAICVIAIFGRRRCVKSQTPKNRRYV; the protein is encoded by the exons ATGCCCGTTGCTGCT AACTGCAGCATGATACTTAAATGTGGCCTTATACTTCTGAGCCTTCACACTCTGGTACCAAAAACCTTTGGGAATGACACAGAGAATCTCAAGGCATTCATAGATTTAACTGAATTCAGCTACGCAGAAAAGTGCGAGCATGTAGCtaatgaaaaatggaagtTCATTTATAATCCACAAAATGAGACTCTTCTTTATGCTTGG GAAGAGGCGCAAAAAGATTATGCCGCACTTAAGAAACATGAGGTTGAAGCACTCCAGAACAATTCACATACTGAGTTGACTGATGACTTTGTGGAGTATCAATATAATACACAGATAAAACCAGGAGATGCTTTGCTCGATACTTCTAAATTGGACCAG TTGATATCTTTTTCTGTGAAGGCAACTTTCCTCGAAATGGGCGCCAATCAAACAAGCAATACTCGGGAAG aaattgaGCAATTGCTATCAAGTAATGTAGACTTGGAACGCAAGCAATCTGCATGGACCCAATGGCATCGGCGCCTCTCACCGCTCCTGACCGATTTCTCTTCCACACTGAGCTTTGTATCTGAGGCAGCAACAGCCAATG GTATCGACAGTGTAGAAGGTTATTGGGAATTTCTGTCTGTATATCCCGGTGGATATGAAAGTATACAAAGTATGTGGGGAAGTATTGCTGAATTGCATAATAAAGTCGTAACATTCGTGAAAAATCGCCTGGCCGAAAAATGCAAGGTCAAATTGCATGATGATGGGATACCAGCATATTGTTTGG GATCGTTGGATGGCAATGACTGGACTCCGCTGGCATCCGACGTACTACCGTACGGAAATGTTACATACAGCATAAAGAAGAAGCTTTGGGACAAG AATCTTCGTGGCAAACTTGCATACAGATCTGCTTCTGCGATCGGGCACACTGTACTACATGAAGTGCCACATGCTAGCTTCTGGGAAAACAGCAGATTTAACCAGTCTTGTGTCACCCGGTTTCTCAATTTTTGCTACAAAGGCACAAG AGTTACGACATGTCACCACGCATCCCTTACCAATTTTCTTACTGCTCACAAAGTTGTGGCCAAGGTTTTGACTAGTCAAATGGGCCTTGTAGGCATTGAAAAGTTACCATTCCTTAACTCAGCAAACAGGTATTCAG GTTTCGAGGAAGGTATTTCGGAATTGTTTTCGATACTATCTGTGAGTCCTGCGCAGCTAAAAACCTTGGGCCTTGTCAGTAACGACACAGATACCGATCACTCTCAAATCACTTCATTGATGATCACTGCTCTAGATGTTCTTCCACGCTTGGCATACTATATTTCAGCAGACGTTTGGAGAATAAATGTGATTAAGAATGGAACTTTTGAACCAAAAGTTCTTCTTGAAACATGGTGGCAGTACAG GAAACAATATGAAGGTGTGACATCAGACCACACAGACATTCCCACATTCTTGGATGACGAATTCATCGCCAGCAACAAACCTTATCTATC GAAATTTCTTGGAACACTGCTGGGATTCCAAATTTATGAATACATGAATGAGGGGCGGTCAGAAGTCAGGTACAACAATGTAGTAAACAATCATGTCAATTCTTACATCAT AAATGCAACTCGAGAAAGTGCATCGGACAATTGGACAACAATGATCAACAAGTATTTGGAAATAACAGAGGTAAATGCCGACGCCCTATTATCATACTTCCAACCTCTGGTAGACTATTTGGACAATGAACCAGAAGATATGTATTCCATGACTACTGACCAACAATCTGATATTGAacgtttggaaaaattatatgcATCGAGCGATGTCACTACTACAGCACGAACTACAACTACTAGAATGTCAAAACCAAAACTTCTAAAGCCTTCatccgaaaaaataaattcatcttCTCTTTCACCTCCGGCTGCTACACCTATTGTacctgaaaaagaaaaagaaggcaCTGTAAAGAGACCAAACGGCAAAATAATTCCAGAATCAGTAAAGCCAACAAATGCTCCCAATGGAGAAAATGAATACACCAGTGATATAAATACCAGCAAAGCAGTTTGGGCAGTAGCAGCGGTACTTGTAGCCACTGTTGCAATTTGTGTAATCGCCATATTTGGGAGACGAAGATGTGTTAAAAGTCAAACGCCAAAGAATAGAAGATACGTGTGA
- the LOC124301354 gene encoding angiotensin-converting enzyme 2-like isoform X5, translating into MNCSMILKCGLILLSLHTLVPKTFGNDTENLKAFIDLTEFSYAEKCEHVANEKWKFIYNPQNETLLYAWEEAQKDYAALKKHEVEALQNNSHTELTDDFVEYQYNTQIKPGDALLDTSKLDQLISFSVKATFLEMGANQTSNTREEIEQLLSSNVDLERKQSAWTQWHRRLSPLLTDFSSTLSFVSEAATANGIDSVEGYWEFLSVYPGGYESIQSMWGSIAELHNKVVTFVKNRLAEKCKVKLHDDGIPAYCLGSLDGNDWTPLASDVLPYGNVTYSIKKKLWDKNLRGKLAYRSASAIGHTVLHEVPHASFWENSRFNQSCVTRFLNFCYKGTRVTTCHHASLTNFLTAHKVVAKVLTSQMGLVGIEKLPFLNSANRYSGFEEGISELFSILSVSPAQLKTLGLVSNDTDTDHSQITSLMITALDVLPRLAYYISADVWRINVIKNGTFEPKVLLETWWQYRKQYEGVTSDHTDIPTFLDDEFIASNKPYLSKFLGTLLGFQIYEYMNEGRSEVRYNNVVNNHVNSYIINATRESASDNWTTMINKYLEITEVNADALLSYFQPLVDYLDNEPEDMYSMTTDQQSDIERLEKLYASSDVTTTARTTTTRMSKPKLLKPSSEKINSSSLSPPAATPIVPEKEKEGTVKRPNGKIIPESVKPTNAPNGENEYTSDINTSKAVWAVAAVLVATVAICVIAIFGRRRCVKSQTPKNRRYV; encoded by the exons ATG AACTGCAGCATGATACTTAAATGTGGCCTTATACTTCTGAGCCTTCACACTCTGGTACCAAAAACCTTTGGGAATGACACAGAGAATCTCAAGGCATTCATAGATTTAACTGAATTCAGCTACGCAGAAAAGTGCGAGCATGTAGCtaatgaaaaatggaagtTCATTTATAATCCACAAAATGAGACTCTTCTTTATGCTTGG GAAGAGGCGCAAAAAGATTATGCCGCACTTAAGAAACATGAGGTTGAAGCACTCCAGAACAATTCACATACTGAGTTGACTGATGACTTTGTGGAGTATCAATATAATACACAGATAAAACCAGGAGATGCTTTGCTCGATACTTCTAAATTGGACCAG TTGATATCTTTTTCTGTGAAGGCAACTTTCCTCGAAATGGGCGCCAATCAAACAAGCAATACTCGGGAAG aaattgaGCAATTGCTATCAAGTAATGTAGACTTGGAACGCAAGCAATCTGCATGGACCCAATGGCATCGGCGCCTCTCACCGCTCCTGACCGATTTCTCTTCCACACTGAGCTTTGTATCTGAGGCAGCAACAGCCAATG GTATCGACAGTGTAGAAGGTTATTGGGAATTTCTGTCTGTATATCCCGGTGGATATGAAAGTATACAAAGTATGTGGGGAAGTATTGCTGAATTGCATAATAAAGTCGTAACATTCGTGAAAAATCGCCTGGCCGAAAAATGCAAGGTCAAATTGCATGATGATGGGATACCAGCATATTGTTTGG GATCGTTGGATGGCAATGACTGGACTCCGCTGGCATCCGACGTACTACCGTACGGAAATGTTACATACAGCATAAAGAAGAAGCTTTGGGACAAG AATCTTCGTGGCAAACTTGCATACAGATCTGCTTCTGCGATCGGGCACACTGTACTACATGAAGTGCCACATGCTAGCTTCTGGGAAAACAGCAGATTTAACCAGTCTTGTGTCACCCGGTTTCTCAATTTTTGCTACAAAGGCACAAG AGTTACGACATGTCACCACGCATCCCTTACCAATTTTCTTACTGCTCACAAAGTTGTGGCCAAGGTTTTGACTAGTCAAATGGGCCTTGTAGGCATTGAAAAGTTACCATTCCTTAACTCAGCAAACAGGTATTCAG GTTTCGAGGAAGGTATTTCGGAATTGTTTTCGATACTATCTGTGAGTCCTGCGCAGCTAAAAACCTTGGGCCTTGTCAGTAACGACACAGATACCGATCACTCTCAAATCACTTCATTGATGATCACTGCTCTAGATGTTCTTCCACGCTTGGCATACTATATTTCAGCAGACGTTTGGAGAATAAATGTGATTAAGAATGGAACTTTTGAACCAAAAGTTCTTCTTGAAACATGGTGGCAGTACAG GAAACAATATGAAGGTGTGACATCAGACCACACAGACATTCCCACATTCTTGGATGACGAATTCATCGCCAGCAACAAACCTTATCTATC GAAATTTCTTGGAACACTGCTGGGATTCCAAATTTATGAATACATGAATGAGGGGCGGTCAGAAGTCAGGTACAACAATGTAGTAAACAATCATGTCAATTCTTACATCAT AAATGCAACTCGAGAAAGTGCATCGGACAATTGGACAACAATGATCAACAAGTATTTGGAAATAACAGAGGTAAATGCCGACGCCCTATTATCATACTTCCAACCTCTGGTAGACTATTTGGACAATGAACCAGAAGATATGTATTCCATGACTACTGACCAACAATCTGATATTGAacgtttggaaaaattatatgcATCGAGCGATGTCACTACTACAGCACGAACTACAACTACTAGAATGTCAAAACCAAAACTTCTAAAGCCTTCatccgaaaaaataaattcatcttCTCTTTCACCTCCGGCTGCTACACCTATTGTacctgaaaaagaaaaagaaggcaCTGTAAAGAGACCAAACGGCAAAATAATTCCAGAATCAGTAAAGCCAACAAATGCTCCCAATGGAGAAAATGAATACACCAGTGATATAAATACCAGCAAAGCAGTTTGGGCAGTAGCAGCGGTACTTGTAGCCACTGTTGCAATTTGTGTAATCGCCATATTTGGGAGACGAAGATGTGTTAAAAGTCAAACGCCAAAGAATAGAAGATACGTGTGA